One genomic segment of Pseudomonas fortuita includes these proteins:
- a CDS encoding C40 family peptidase, with translation MRKHILAAVQAHAADCYPTESCGLILAVGRRQVYFPCANVATEPTEEFRIAPEQYAAAEDLGEVIGIVHSHPDATSRPSPRDLAMCEATGLPWHILSWPEGDLRTITPTGHTPLLGRPFVHGAWDCWQVCADWFRREWGLEFPAYAREEGWWEQADGPSLYERAYESAGFYQVSQPQRGDMIVMAVGRTAHPNHAGIYLGGDAQLPSEQAQVFGPGPFLMHHLYGRPSEIIVFGGPWLDRTRLVLRHLDGR, from the coding sequence ACACATCCTCGCCGCAGTGCAAGCGCACGCTGCGGACTGCTATCCCACTGAATCGTGCGGGCTGATCCTGGCCGTGGGCCGCAGACAGGTCTACTTCCCGTGTGCCAACGTGGCCACCGAGCCAACCGAGGAATTCCGGATCGCGCCGGAGCAGTACGCGGCGGCCGAAGACCTTGGTGAGGTGATCGGCATCGTGCACTCGCACCCAGACGCCACCAGCAGGCCGTCACCGCGCGACCTGGCGATGTGTGAGGCCACCGGCCTGCCTTGGCACATTCTGTCATGGCCGGAGGGCGACCTGCGCACCATCACGCCCACCGGTCATACGCCGCTGCTTGGGCGTCCGTTCGTGCACGGCGCCTGGGACTGCTGGCAGGTCTGTGCGGACTGGTTCAGGCGCGAGTGGGGTCTGGAGTTTCCAGCGTACGCCAGGGAGGAGGGGTGGTGGGAGCAGGCAGACGGCCCGAGCCTGTACGAGCGGGCCTATGAGTCTGCTGGCTTCTACCAGGTCAGCCAGCCGCAGCGCGGCGACATGATCGTCATGGCCGTTGGGCGTACCGCGCACCCGAACCACGCGGGCATCTACTTGGGCGGCGACGCACAGCTGCCCAGCGAGCAGGCACAGGTGTTCGGCCCCGGCCCATTCCTGATGCACCACCTGTACGGCAGGCCATCAGAAATCATCGTGTTTGGTGGCCCCTGGCTCGACCGGACTCGCCTAGTTCTACGCCATCTAGACGGCAGGTGA